In a genomic window of Variovorax paradoxus:
- a CDS encoding GNAT family N-acetyltransferase, with translation MKTRKLLEADLPALLDLYKHLHATDDPLPAPLVVDAIWQEILASRQFHYFGGFEGTELVSSCNLTVIPNLTRGCRPYGVIENVVTHAAYRGRGYAKALLAEALDTAWSLGCYKVMLMTGRKDEATLKFYESAGFDRHGKQAFIAKPPAEAA, from the coding sequence ATGAAAACCCGCAAGCTCCTCGAAGCCGACCTGCCAGCGTTGCTCGATCTCTACAAGCACCTTCACGCGACGGACGACCCGCTTCCCGCCCCGCTTGTCGTCGATGCGATCTGGCAGGAGATCCTGGCAAGTCGTCAGTTCCACTATTTCGGTGGATTCGAGGGCACCGAGCTGGTCTCCAGCTGCAACCTGACCGTGATCCCCAACCTCACGCGCGGTTGCAGGCCCTACGGCGTGATAGAGAACGTGGTGACGCATGCGGCGTACCGCGGCAGGGGCTATGCGAAAGCCTTGTTGGCCGAAGCGCTCGACACGGCCTGGTCCTTGGGCTGCTACAAGGTGATGCTGATGACCGGTCGCAAGGATGAGGCGACGTTGAAGTTCTACGAATCGGCCGGTTTCGATCGGCATGGAAAGCAGGCCTTCATCGCAAAGCCCCCAGCGGAGGCTGCCTAG
- a CDS encoding SDR family oxidoreductase: protein MNVNPTIDPTLRVALVTGSTSGIGAAIARRLSQAGYAVVLHSRSSAETGRAMAAEMKQAIYVQADLALEADRVRLVSEAIAAWGQLDVLVNNAGISKVIPHADLAAATSAVWHELHEVNVVAPFHIITLAESALRGAALRRRAGCVVNISSHAGVRPKGASIPYAVTKAALNHMTRLLALSLGPDIRVNAVAPGLVDTPLTADWTAAQELWRERAPMHRAASPDDIAHAVAMLVASDYLTGEVLLSDGGLNLT, encoded by the coding sequence ATGAACGTCAATCCGACAATCGATCCCACGCTCCGTGTCGCATTGGTCACGGGGTCCACTTCCGGCATCGGTGCCGCCATAGCGCGAAGGTTGAGCCAGGCGGGCTACGCCGTGGTCCTTCACTCTCGAAGTTCCGCGGAGACAGGTCGCGCAATGGCAGCCGAGATGAAGCAGGCCATCTACGTTCAAGCCGACCTTGCCCTGGAAGCAGACAGGGTGCGGCTCGTCAGCGAAGCGATCGCCGCGTGGGGCCAGTTGGACGTGCTGGTCAACAACGCAGGCATCAGCAAAGTTATTCCGCATGCGGACCTTGCCGCCGCCACTTCCGCGGTGTGGCATGAACTCCACGAAGTCAATGTCGTGGCGCCCTTCCATATCATCACGTTGGCCGAATCGGCCCTGCGCGGCGCCGCCTTGCGCCGTCGAGCGGGCTGCGTCGTCAACATCAGCTCACATGCGGGCGTTCGCCCGAAGGGTGCATCCATTCCCTATGCAGTCACCAAGGCCGCGCTCAATCACATGACCCGCCTGCTCGCACTGTCCTTGGGGCCGGACATTCGCGTCAACGCCGTCGCACCAGGTCTGGTCGACACGCCGCTCACCGCCGACTGGACTGCCGCACAGGAGCTGTGGCGCGAGCGTGCGCCCATGCACCGGGCCGCAAGCCCGGACGACATTGCGCACGCTGTTGCGATGCTGGTTGCCTCGGACTACCTCACTGGCGAAGTGCTGCTGTCGGACGGCGGATTGAATCTGACCTAG
- a CDS encoding Bcr/CflA family efflux MFS transporter: MPPHHRNAPPLWLLIALSAFGVLPLNMFVPSLPSIAREFDAEFATVNIAVAGYAVVTALTHLIAGALSDRFGRKPVLLVALLVFVIGSIGCLFARSIEVFLACRLLQGTAIAGYAMSLAAIRDTAGEGMVSQIGYVSSAWAIAPMLGPTVGGIFDSWLGWRANFAAFALMGTAALCLALRYLPETHHHRSTTMSKQLDGYGQLLRSAQLWAYGLCMASSIGTLYVFIGGAPAVAMQTYGTSAAMVGAYMGLVPAGFIIGSYTVARCGRRWQPIQFIIAGRLLTCAGMLVGVALAVLGFAHPLAFFGPCVCVGLGNGLTMPTANSRVLSIHAGFAGTALGLASAMTAIGAGATAFAAGLFVDESHPRNALLAAMSTTSLLSLGIAVFIARSERQQQQRIRSQPD, encoded by the coding sequence GTGCCCCCTCATCATCGAAACGCCCCGCCCCTCTGGCTGCTGATTGCCCTGTCGGCGTTCGGCGTTCTGCCGCTGAACATGTTCGTTCCTTCGCTGCCGAGCATCGCAAGGGAGTTCGACGCCGAGTTCGCGACGGTCAACATCGCCGTGGCCGGGTACGCCGTCGTCACCGCATTGACGCACCTGATCGCCGGCGCGCTGTCCGACAGGTTCGGGCGCAAGCCCGTTCTGCTGGTCGCGCTGCTCGTCTTCGTGATCGGCTCGATCGGATGCCTCTTCGCGCGCAGCATCGAAGTGTTCCTGGCCTGCAGGCTGCTCCAGGGCACCGCCATTGCCGGATACGCCATGTCGCTGGCCGCGATCCGGGACACGGCGGGCGAAGGCATGGTCAGCCAGATCGGCTATGTCTCGTCCGCCTGGGCGATAGCCCCGATGCTCGGCCCCACCGTAGGTGGCATTTTCGACAGCTGGCTGGGCTGGCGCGCGAACTTCGCCGCCTTCGCGCTCATGGGAACCGCGGCGCTATGCCTGGCCCTGCGCTACCTGCCGGAGACCCACCACCATCGCTCCACGACGATGTCGAAACAGCTCGACGGGTACGGCCAACTGCTTCGCTCCGCGCAGCTCTGGGCCTATGGGCTCTGCATGGCCTCTTCCATCGGCACCCTCTACGTCTTCATCGGCGGCGCGCCTGCCGTCGCCATGCAGACCTATGGAACCTCCGCGGCGATGGTGGGCGCCTACATGGGACTGGTGCCCGCGGGCTTCATCATCGGAAGCTACACGGTCGCGCGCTGCGGACGGCGGTGGCAGCCGATCCAGTTCATCATTGCCGGGCGACTGCTGACCTGCGCAGGCATGCTGGTGGGCGTGGCGTTGGCAGTGCTGGGGTTTGCTCATCCGCTCGCGTTCTTCGGCCCCTGCGTGTGCGTGGGACTCGGCAACGGATTGACAATGCCCACGGCCAACAGCCGCGTGCTGTCGATCCACGCGGGCTTCGCCGGCACCGCGCTGGGCCTGGCTTCGGCCATGACGGCCATCGGCGCTGGCGCCACTGCCTTTGCGGCCGGGCTGTTCGTCGACGAGTCCCATCCACGCAACGCCCTGCTCGCGGCGATGTCGACGACGTCGCTACTCTCCTTGGGCATCGCCGTGTTCATCGCTCGTTCGGAGCGGCAGCAGCAGCAGCGCATTCGATCGCAACCAGACTGA
- the tuf gene encoding elongation factor Tu, which translates to MMNNKVHVNVGTIGHVDHGKTTLTAALTFVQAARIGGRALSYGQIDNAKEERERGITINTSHVEYESDSRHYAHIDCPGHADYIKNMITGASQMDGAILLVDGTEGAARQTIEHVLLARQVNVGHMVVFVNKMDLVAASDRAEIEQLIEMEIGALLAAHGYDDARFVFGSALNALAAAERGDLAGADVQCIVELVNALDSRIPDPVRDYAAPFMMPVEGVHTITGRGTVISGRVERGVIRVGDNLEIVGLSSVGDEKVVVTGVQSFHKDVAEGRAGMNVGLLLRGVKRDDVVRGQVVVKPGALKPYRSGRAQVFVLSKDEGGRHTPFGSGYQPQFFFGTTDVTGVIRVDTETGLVEPGAQAQISFELNKPVAIENGMRFAMREGGKTVGAGIVTEVLG; encoded by the coding sequence ATGATGAACAACAAGGTTCATGTGAATGTCGGAACCATCGGTCACGTCGACCATGGCAAGACGACGCTGACGGCTGCGCTCACCTTCGTGCAGGCCGCTCGCATCGGTGGCCGTGCGCTGTCCTACGGGCAGATCGACAATGCGAAGGAAGAGCGCGAGCGCGGCATCACGATCAATACCTCGCACGTCGAGTACGAGTCGGACAGCCGCCACTACGCACACATCGACTGCCCCGGCCACGCCGACTACATCAAGAACATGATCACCGGCGCCTCGCAGATGGACGGCGCGATCCTGCTGGTCGACGGCACCGAAGGCGCCGCGCGGCAGACCATCGAGCATGTGCTGCTGGCGCGCCAGGTGAACGTCGGCCACATGGTGGTGTTCGTGAACAAGATGGACCTGGTGGCCGCGAGCGACCGCGCGGAGATCGAGCAACTGATCGAGATGGAGATTGGCGCGCTGCTGGCAGCGCACGGCTACGACGATGCCCGCTTCGTCTTCGGCAGCGCGCTGAACGCGCTGGCTGCCGCTGAACGCGGCGACCTCGCGGGTGCCGACGTGCAATGCATCGTCGAGCTCGTGAACGCGCTGGACTCGCGCATTCCGGATCCGGTGCGCGACTACGCCGCGCCGTTCATGATGCCCGTCGAAGGCGTGCACACCATCACGGGCCGCGGCACCGTGATCAGCGGCCGTGTCGAGCGCGGCGTGATCCGCGTGGGCGACAACCTGGAGATCGTCGGGCTCAGCTCGGTGGGCGACGAGAAGGTGGTCGTCACCGGCGTGCAGTCCTTTCACAAGGACGTCGCCGAGGGGCGTGCCGGCATGAACGTCGGCCTGTTGCTGCGCGGGGTCAAGCGCGACGATGTCGTGCGAGGCCAGGTGGTCGTGAAGCCCGGTGCGCTGAAGCCGTACCGCTCGGGGCGTGCACAGGTCTTCGTGCTGAGCAAGGACGAGGGCGGCCGTCATACGCCGTTCGGTTCGGGCTACCAGCCGCAGTTCTTCTTCGGCACGACCGACGTGACGGGTGTCATCCGCGTCGACACCGAAACCGGCCTGGTCGAGCCGGGCGCGCAGGCGCAGATCAGCTTCGAGCTGAACAAGCCTGTGGCGATCGAGAACGGCATGCGGTTCGCGATGCGCGAAGGCGGCAAGACCGTCGGCGCGGGGATCGTGACCGAGGTGCTGGGCTGA
- a CDS encoding VOC family protein, which produces MTIKRMDNVLIVVDDLEAVKAFFIELGLALEGQTTVEGPDVGQLVGLGNVKSTIAMLRTPDGQGIELDKFHTPEAVRFGPMETPVNALGLRRVMFAVEGLDDVVARIKTHGAEIIGQMQYGESYRLAYLRGPEGIIVGLAEQLG; this is translated from the coding sequence ATGACCATCAAGCGAATGGACAACGTCCTGATCGTCGTCGACGATCTCGAGGCCGTGAAGGCGTTCTTCATCGAACTGGGCCTCGCGCTCGAAGGCCAGACCACGGTGGAAGGACCCGACGTCGGCCAGCTCGTCGGGCTCGGCAACGTGAAGTCCACCATCGCGATGCTGCGTACGCCCGATGGGCAAGGCATCGAGCTCGACAAGTTCCACACGCCGGAGGCCGTGAGGTTCGGGCCTATGGAGACGCCAGTGAATGCCTTGGGTCTGCGCCGCGTCATGTTCGCCGTCGAAGGCCTCGACGATGTCGTCGCGCGCATCAAGACCCATGGCGCGGAGATCATCGGACAGATGCAGTACGGGGAGTCGTACCGGCTCGCCTACCTTCGCGGGCCCGAGGGCATCATCGTCGGGCTGGCCGAGCAGCTCGGGTAG
- a CDS encoding dihydrofolate reductase family protein — translation MSRLLVRSFGVSLDGFAAGPDQSLQNPLGVRGPELMDWFFPTQVWQRMQKGSDAKGETGVDNEIAEHGFSSMGAWILGRNMFGPVRGPWPDENWKGWWGDEPPYHVPVFVLTHHARAPLTMQGGTTFHFVTGGIHEALALARDAAGGRDVRVGGGVATVREYLKAGLLDELHLAVRPVLLGKGEALFEGLDLPALGYSCERQVAGERATHMFLRRKVA, via the coding sequence ATGTCCCGATTGCTCGTGCGCAGCTTCGGCGTTTCGCTCGACGGTTTCGCCGCCGGACCCGATCAGAGCTTGCAGAACCCGCTGGGCGTTCGCGGTCCCGAACTCATGGACTGGTTCTTTCCCACGCAGGTCTGGCAGCGGATGCAGAAGGGGAGCGATGCCAAGGGCGAGACCGGCGTCGACAACGAGATCGCCGAGCACGGCTTCTCTTCGATGGGCGCCTGGATCCTTGGGCGCAACATGTTCGGACCGGTGCGCGGCCCGTGGCCCGACGAGAACTGGAAGGGCTGGTGGGGCGACGAGCCGCCGTACCACGTGCCGGTCTTCGTGCTGACCCACCATGCGCGCGCGCCGCTGACCATGCAAGGCGGCACCACCTTCCACTTCGTGACCGGTGGCATCCATGAGGCACTGGCACTGGCGCGCGATGCGGCGGGCGGGCGCGATGTGCGCGTGGGCGGCGGCGTTGCGACCGTGCGTGAGTATCTGAAGGCCGGATTGCTCGACGAGCTGCATCTGGCGGTGCGGCCGGTGCTGCTGGGCAAGGGCGAGGCGCTGTTCGAAGGGCTGGATCTTCCGGCGCTGGGCTACAGCTGCGAGCGGCAGGTGGCGGGGGAGCGGGCTACGCACATGTTTTTGCGGCGCAAGGTGGCTTGA
- a CDS encoding GNAT family N-acetyltransferase: MTPTPPALPDRIRTARLELRAPEISDASAMYASYTQDAEVARYMVWRPHASEDATRDFVAACVAHWHTGSARPYVITLKTSGELVGMLEARTKGHIVNIGYVLAREHWGRGLMPEAVRALTAEALGLPEIFRVEATCDVDNLASARVLEKSGFLLEGRLARFTVHPNIDVEPRDCLIYAACRS; the protein is encoded by the coding sequence ATGACCCCGACTCCTCCCGCGCTTCCCGACCGCATCCGGACCGCGCGCCTCGAACTCCGCGCACCCGAGATTTCCGATGCATCGGCGATGTATGCCTCGTACACGCAGGATGCGGAAGTCGCGCGGTACATGGTGTGGCGTCCCCACGCATCCGAGGATGCAACGCGCGATTTCGTCGCAGCATGCGTCGCTCATTGGCACACCGGTTCAGCCCGTCCCTACGTCATCACCCTGAAGACAAGCGGTGAGCTCGTGGGAATGCTCGAGGCGCGTACCAAGGGGCACATCGTGAACATCGGCTACGTGCTTGCACGCGAGCATTGGGGTCGGGGCCTGATGCCGGAAGCCGTTCGGGCCTTGACGGCAGAGGCACTAGGACTGCCAGAGATATTCCGTGTCGAGGCAACCTGCGATGTCGACAACCTGGCGTCGGCGAGGGTGCTGGAGAAAAGCGGCTTTCTGCTGGAAGGCCGGCTCGCCCGCTTCACGGTTCATCCGAACATCGATGTCGAGCCGCGCGACTGCCTCATCTATGCGGCCTGCCGGTCGTGA
- a CDS encoding DUF2314 domain-containing protein, with amino-acid sequence MRLPPKSLRPLLLAALLLCAPALAPLPAFAQAQQAAAPATAPKPGTPVPAGSPLQAGPVHAQFAIYYAPRPKVDPMATLRSRLAKLADAPKLLASMPRPSEVSAPVLFANWNTTTVQQTYRAPEMEMLQRFGHGITREQAEALQGSSQALIIDFAHPSKLALPAMRKALELTLQVARDTNGFVWDEETRELFTPDEWQKRRVDPWASGIPDIASQIVIHAYQADNKLARAITLGMRKFGLPDVVVSQFSWSMNRPMGILVNGFAQAMAEGAQIARPGQFDLDLRTLKQGGLRDPKDKEAKGTTPARLSLVAGTWESGDPRNRLYEIGFDRYPGPDRSAQQMALLKSTFGAADDSVSRIKHNEQILAASKLARTQLPVLRDAFAKGLAPGEYILVKAPFITRSGGNEWMWVEVTGWKGDAIDGMLKNEPVEVAGLHAGQMVKVSQAKVFDYMRRYADGREEGNETGKVIERGAAGKR; translated from the coding sequence ATGCGTCTCCCGCCCAAGTCGCTCCGTCCTCTCCTGCTCGCTGCCCTGCTGCTGTGCGCTCCGGCGCTTGCACCGCTGCCTGCGTTCGCACAGGCACAACAGGCCGCCGCACCCGCCACCGCCCCCAAGCCCGGCACCCCCGTGCCCGCAGGCTCGCCGCTGCAAGCCGGCCCGGTCCACGCGCAGTTCGCGATCTACTACGCACCGCGACCCAAGGTCGATCCCATGGCCACGCTGCGCAGCCGGCTTGCCAAGCTCGCAGACGCGCCCAAGCTGCTGGCATCGATGCCGAGGCCTTCCGAGGTGTCCGCCCCCGTGCTGTTCGCGAACTGGAACACCACGACCGTGCAGCAGACCTATCGCGCGCCCGAGATGGAGATGCTGCAGCGCTTCGGCCATGGCATCACGCGCGAGCAGGCCGAGGCGCTGCAGGGCAGCAGCCAGGCGCTGATCATCGATTTCGCGCATCCCTCGAAGCTGGCACTGCCGGCCATGCGCAAGGCGCTCGAACTCACGCTGCAGGTGGCGCGCGACACCAACGGCTTCGTCTGGGACGAGGAGACGCGCGAGCTGTTCACGCCCGACGAATGGCAGAAGCGGCGCGTCGACCCCTGGGCCAGCGGCATTCCCGACATCGCCTCGCAGATCGTGATCCACGCCTACCAGGCCGACAACAAGCTCGCGCGCGCCATCACGCTCGGCATGAGAAAGTTCGGCCTGCCCGACGTGGTGGTGAGCCAGTTCTCGTGGTCGATGAATCGACCGATGGGCATTCTGGTCAACGGCTTCGCGCAGGCAATGGCGGAGGGCGCGCAGATCGCGAGGCCCGGCCAGTTCGACCTGGACCTGCGCACGCTCAAGCAGGGCGGCCTGCGCGACCCGAAGGACAAGGAGGCCAAGGGCACCACGCCCGCCAGGCTGTCGCTGGTGGCGGGCACCTGGGAGAGCGGCGATCCGCGCAACCGGCTCTACGAGATCGGCTTCGACCGTTACCCGGGCCCCGACCGCTCGGCGCAGCAAATGGCCCTGCTCAAGAGCACCTTCGGCGCCGCCGACGATTCGGTGTCGCGCATCAAGCACAACGAGCAGATCCTCGCGGCCAGCAAGCTCGCTCGAACGCAACTGCCCGTGCTGCGCGACGCGTTCGCCAAGGGCCTCGCGCCGGGCGAATACATCCTCGTGAAGGCACCCTTCATCACCCGCAGCGGCGGCAACGAGTGGATGTGGGTCGAGGTCACGGGCTGGAAGGGTGACGCGATCGACGGCATGCTGAAGAACGAGCCGGTGGAAGTGGCCGGCCTGCACGCGGGGCAGATGGTGAAGGTGTCGCAGGCGAAGGTGTTCGACTACATGCGGCGCTATGCGGATGGACGGGAGGAGGGGAACGAGACGGGCAAGGTGATCGAGCGTGGGGCGGCGGGGAAGCGATGA
- a CDS encoding helix-turn-helix transcriptional regulator translates to MTQKSPPPASAEHEAAHAHSTLCPIARAQVIVGDRWTVLVLRELFLGNRRFEEIQVQTQATPQMVASRLKKLEAEGLIERRLYSERPPRHEYHLTPMGISFHPVFLALRAWGETWCKGEHEEVAIRYTHIPCGQDPGLGPACQSCGKEMRREELSARLSGSFDAERRERLQAFKAGRV, encoded by the coding sequence ATGACCCAAAAATCGCCTCCACCCGCGTCCGCCGAGCACGAGGCGGCGCATGCGCATTCGACCCTGTGCCCGATCGCACGCGCACAGGTCATCGTCGGCGACCGCTGGACCGTGCTCGTGCTGCGCGAGCTGTTCCTCGGCAATCGCCGTTTCGAGGAGATCCAGGTGCAGACCCAGGCCACGCCGCAGATGGTGGCGAGCCGACTCAAGAAGCTGGAGGCCGAAGGACTGATCGAGCGCCGCCTCTACAGCGAGCGCCCGCCGCGGCACGAGTACCACCTCACGCCGATGGGCATCTCGTTCCACCCGGTGTTCCTCGCACTGCGCGCCTGGGGCGAGACATGGTGCAAGGGCGAGCACGAGGAGGTCGCGATTCGCTACACCCACATCCCCTGCGGGCAGGACCCGGGACTGGGGCCGGCCTGTCAGTCGTGCGGGAAGGAGATGCGGCGGGAGGAACTGTCGGCGCGGCTCAGCGGGTCGTTCGATGCGGAGCGGCGGGAGCGGTTGCAGGCGTTCAAGGCGGGGCGGGTGTAG
- a CDS encoding nuclear transport factor 2 family protein, which produces MSEPVKLDLAAIADRYASAWLSHDPEAIVALHAPDSSFQAHGRGTAVRGNDALLKEFGEVFARYPGFGVETRRLLLGERHWTLDWTLTFQPPGKERRGFHALDVVEVDGDGLVTRKDTFFDYAEIKAALS; this is translated from the coding sequence ATGTCTGAACCTGTCAAGTTGGATCTTGCCGCCATCGCCGATCGCTACGCCTCGGCCTGGCTCTCCCACGACCCCGAGGCGATCGTGGCCCTGCATGCGCCGGACTCGAGCTTCCAGGCGCACGGCCGCGGCACGGCGGTGCGGGGCAACGACGCGTTGCTGAAGGAGTTCGGCGAAGTCTTCGCGCGCTATCCGGGCTTCGGTGTGGAAACGCGCCGCCTGTTGCTGGGCGAGCGGCACTGGACGCTCGACTGGACGCTGACCTTCCAGCCGCCGGGCAAGGAGCGTCGCGGCTTCCATGCGCTGGACGTGGTCGAGGTCGACGGCGACGGGCTCGTCACGCGCAAGGACACCTTCTTCGACTACGCCGAAATCAAGGCTGCATTGAGCTGA
- a CDS encoding DUF3237 domain-containing protein, translated as MSAILDKRPLLEQPLFEALPIRHLCDLRVDLETPIVVPTPRGTLVPYIGKGGRLDGPKLSGQFLPGSVDWVAIGADGISRLDIRGALRTDDGALIYFESKGVARLPPDGRARLARGERLAFGETYLRTTPKLETSDARYTWVNDLVLVGYNEMSAGRVDFRIYQLL; from the coding sequence ATGAGCGCCATCCTCGACAAGCGACCACTGCTCGAACAGCCGCTGTTCGAAGCGCTGCCGATCCGGCACCTGTGCGACCTGCGGGTCGATCTCGAGACGCCGATCGTCGTGCCCACGCCGCGCGGCACGCTGGTGCCCTACATCGGCAAGGGCGGCCGGCTCGACGGGCCGAAGCTCAGCGGCCAGTTCCTGCCGGGCAGCGTCGACTGGGTCGCAATCGGCGCGGACGGCATCAGCCGGCTCGACATCCGCGGTGCCTTGCGCACCGACGATGGCGCGCTCATCTACTTCGAGAGCAAGGGCGTCGCCAGGCTGCCGCCAGATGGCCGCGCGCGGCTGGCCAGGGGCGAGCGACTCGCGTTCGGCGAGACCTACCTGCGCACCACGCCCAAGCTCGAGACATCGGACGCGCGCTACACCTGGGTCAACGACCTGGTGCTCGTGGGCTACAACGAGATGTCGGCGGGACGGGTCGACTTCCGCATCTATCAGCTGCTTTGA
- a CDS encoding exonuclease domain-containing protein — MERRVKADRYLVIDLEATCCDSGTVPREQMEIIEIGAVMVRQGAFEVEGEFQTFIRPVRHPRLTSFCTSLTSIAQRDVDAAPAFDEAIRSFKRWLYGYSGFVFCSWGDYDLKQLRQDCDFHKVPYPISASHINGKKQFTERQGLSKKPGLGDAVLLAGMEFSGTHHRGMDDARNIARLLPFMFADAVISRSTMGERSPLKEGRRT, encoded by the coding sequence ATGGAGCGACGGGTGAAAGCAGATCGATACCTGGTCATCGACCTAGAGGCAACGTGTTGCGACAGTGGAACGGTTCCTCGGGAGCAGATGGAGATCATCGAGATCGGTGCCGTCATGGTTCGCCAGGGAGCGTTTGAGGTCGAAGGCGAGTTTCAGACCTTCATTCGTCCCGTGCGCCATCCTCGGCTCACTTCCTTTTGCACCTCGCTGACATCGATCGCCCAACGCGACGTCGATGCGGCGCCTGCCTTCGACGAGGCAATCCGGAGCTTCAAGCGCTGGCTCTATGGCTATTCCGGCTTCGTCTTCTGCTCTTGGGGCGACTACGACCTCAAGCAACTGCGTCAGGACTGCGACTTCCACAAGGTGCCCTATCCCATCAGCGCATCGCATATCAACGGCAAGAAGCAGTTCACCGAGCGACAAGGTCTTTCCAAGAAGCCTGGCCTGGGCGACGCCGTTCTATTAGCGGGGATGGAATTCTCCGGGACTCATCACCGAGGTATGGACGATGCGAGAAACATCGCGCGATTGCTGCCTTTCATGTTCGCGGACGCGGTGATTTCGAGATCGACCATGGGCGAGAGATCCCCTCTGAAAGAGGGACGAAGAACCTGA